The stretch of DNA TCATGAGTGAATATAATGACTGTCATCGGCAGGTTTTCATGCGTATCCAGATGCATCAGCATACGGTTAAACGGTACGGTTAATTCATTATTAGATAGGACCGACAATAATTCCATTGCTTGTTGACGGTGTTTTTGGCCATCTCCGACAGGAAGATGCAAATATGGGACCGCCCCAAAGGATCTAACATTGACCGTCAACGAAAATGGTATGCCTTCTCTATAAAAATAATCCACAAAAGAGGCAACTTCCTCAATTCGTTCTTCCAAATCTGAAATAATTGAATAATGATTAACGACGTTCAATACTAGCAAGACTGATTCGTTTGCTACTTGTGTGAAAACTTTCGTTTGAAGTTGTTGCATTCTCGCACTTGCTTTCCAGTGGATATGGTGAAATTGATCGCCTGCCTGATAATCTCTTGTACCTATCGGTGAAAACAAATCTTGAAACAACGAATGCTTATACTCATAGTCCCCTGGTTTTAATGGGGAAGGCTTTCTGTTGTCTTTTAATGTATAAATATTTGGATAAACCATTTGTTCCATTCGTAGAAGAGGTTGATGAAGTAAAAGGACAGAGCCTTCACCAAAAAGATGTGGGATAGTCAATTCCAAATTTTTCAATCTGGATAAACCTCTCTTCTGTCCTTCAATCGGAACTTTCACTGTAACAATTTCCTTATATCCGATTGTCAGTGGAACAACGATCTCGATGAGCTTAGTATGACTCATATCTTTATTATTAAGTGGTTTAACAGCATCGTGAAAATGCAATCTGAGTTGTCCGTTCCAAATCGGGAACCCTGTATTTTCAAATTTCAGTTCCCATTCAGATTTTCCGCCTTTAAACATCCGACTTCTTTTTTTGTCATTTACTAGTGTCAATTTTTTCCCGACATTTTTTAAATAAAGAATTTGCATGGCAGTAACGACACCAAAGAAACCAAAAACGCCTGCTGCAACATATTGTGCAACTATGAATGACATTGTAAAACAAAGGGCAATAATTGTAAGAAACCAATTTGTTTTCATAGCACCATAATATTCCCGTTGCC from Paenisporosarcina sp. FSL H8-0542 encodes:
- a CDS encoding DUF58 domain-containing protein, translated to MIWQREYYGAMKTNWFLTIIALCFTMSFIVAQYVAAGVFGFFGVVTAMQILYLKNVGKKLTLVNDKKRSRMFKGGKSEWELKFENTGFPIWNGQLRLHFHDAVKPLNNKDMSHTKLIEIVVPLTIGYKEIVTVKVPIEGQKRGLSRLKNLELTIPHLFGEGSVLLLHQPLLRMEQMVYPNIYTLKDNRKPSPLKPGDYEYKHSLFQDLFSPIGTRDYQAGDQFHHIHWKASARMQQLQTKVFTQVANESVLLVLNVVNHYSIISDLEERIEEVASFVDYFYREGIPFSLTVNVRSFGAVPYLHLPVGDGQKHRQQAMELLSVLSNNELTVPFNRMLMHLDTHENLPMTVIIFTHDSQELDKYIKKWSKQTQVDVRLSNSLGGDVKWQQPSLLSR